Proteins encoded together in one Epinephelus moara isolate mb chromosome 2, YSFRI_EMoa_1.0, whole genome shotgun sequence window:
- the LOC126408436 gene encoding diablo IAP-binding mitochondrial protein-like isoform X2 has protein sequence MAALRSVTSCYRLLRNSARVLLSSRKHAVHKPRKWTNILYTSIASLAVGGGLCAIPFRQVENLSHDSLIKRAASLATDSSSTFLSQTTSALIDAITEYSKAVHTLVALQKRYLDSLGKLTPAEEDTIWQVIIGQRSEVNDRQDECKRFESTWMSAVKLCETAAEAAYSSGAEHACITVRTNVQLALTQVEEAQKLSADADKKLAETKVMEVERVARHAVSSENSDEEDVPEAYLRED, from the exons ATGGCCGCGCTGAGGAGTGTGACATCTTGCTACCGTCTCCTCAG GAACTCAGCTCGTGTCCTGTTAAGCAGCAGAAAGCATGCAGTCCACAAACCGAGGAAATGGACCAATATTCTGTACACAAGTATAGCCTCTTTAGCTGTGGGCGGTGGGCTGTGTGCTATACCTTTCAGACAG GTTGAAAACCTCTCTCATGACTCTCTGATAAAGCGAGCAGCCTCCCTTGCAACAGACAgttcaagcacttttctttcTCAGACCACTTCGGCCCTCATAGATGCCATCACAGAGTACTCCAAA GCTGTGCACACACTCGTTGCCCTCCAAAAACGATATTTGGACTCACTGGGAAAACTGACTCCAGCAGAAGAGGATACAATCTGGCAGGTGATCATCGGCCAGCGTTCAGAG GTTAATGACAGACAGGATGAATGCAAGCGTTTTGAGTCAACCTGGATGAGTGCAGTCAAGCtgtgtgaaacagcagctgaGGCAGCATACTCCTCAG GAGCTGAACATGCGTGCATCACAGTGAGGACGAACGTTCAGTTGGCCCTGACGCAGGTGGAGGAGGCACAGAAACTGTCGGCGGACGCGGATAAGAAGCTGGCCGAGACGAAAGTAATGGAGGTTGAACGGGTGGCACGACATGCTGTCTCCTCAGAGAATAGTGATGAGGAAGACGTGCCTGAGGCTTATCTGAGAGAAGACTGA
- the LOC126408436 gene encoding diablo IAP-binding mitochondrial protein-like isoform X1, protein MAALRSVTSCYRLLRNSARVLLSSRKHAVHKPRKWTNILYTSIASLAVGGGLCAIPFRQQVENLSHDSLIKRAASLATDSSSTFLSQTTSALIDAITEYSKAVHTLVALQKRYLDSLGKLTPAEEDTIWQVIIGQRSEVNDRQDECKRFESTWMSAVKLCETAAEAAYSSGAEHACITVRTNVQLALTQVEEAQKLSADADKKLAETKVMEVERVARHAVSSENSDEEDVPEAYLRED, encoded by the exons ATGGCCGCGCTGAGGAGTGTGACATCTTGCTACCGTCTCCTCAG GAACTCAGCTCGTGTCCTGTTAAGCAGCAGAAAGCATGCAGTCCACAAACCGAGGAAATGGACCAATATTCTGTACACAAGTATAGCCTCTTTAGCTGTGGGCGGTGGGCTGTGTGCTATACCTTTCAGACAG cAGGTTGAAAACCTCTCTCATGACTCTCTGATAAAGCGAGCAGCCTCCCTTGCAACAGACAgttcaagcacttttctttcTCAGACCACTTCGGCCCTCATAGATGCCATCACAGAGTACTCCAAA GCTGTGCACACACTCGTTGCCCTCCAAAAACGATATTTGGACTCACTGGGAAAACTGACTCCAGCAGAAGAGGATACAATCTGGCAGGTGATCATCGGCCAGCGTTCAGAG GTTAATGACAGACAGGATGAATGCAAGCGTTTTGAGTCAACCTGGATGAGTGCAGTCAAGCtgtgtgaaacagcagctgaGGCAGCATACTCCTCAG GAGCTGAACATGCGTGCATCACAGTGAGGACGAACGTTCAGTTGGCCCTGACGCAGGTGGAGGAGGCACAGAAACTGTCGGCGGACGCGGATAAGAAGCTGGCCGAGACGAAAGTAATGGAGGTTGAACGGGTGGCACGACATGCTGTCTCCTCAGAGAATAGTGATGAGGAAGACGTGCCTGAGGCTTATCTGAGAGAAGACTGA